The Legionella jordanis genomic sequence CGGTATTGTTTTAAGGCAAGATGAGCCAATCCTTTGTTATACCAGGCTTCAGCGAATACCGGCTCTAAGCGAATTGCTTCGTCAAAATTGTTCAAGGCCTGTCTGCTACGCTCTTGTTTTTGTCTACTTTTGAGTAGTTTCTTACCTTCTTTATTTAAGCGGAGAGCCTGGGGATTCATACTTCACCTACCTTAAGAGTCATTGGGTATTTCTTTCGTTCAATAAATTATCATGAAGGCGATAATCTGTCTAAGGTGTTGTATGGATAATTAGATGGTTCAAAAAGTTGTGAGGGCTACACGGAAGTTCGGGTGAATCGTAAATACCCTCGTAAGCAGTCCGAGGGTATTTAGTGGTTATGCCAAATTAATCTTCATCTTCCCAGCTCAGTGTGCCGCCGGCTTGATACTCAATGACACGAGTTTCAAAGAAGTTTTTCTCTTTCTTAAGATCCATCATTTCACTCATCCAGGGGAAAGGATTTTCAGCACCAGGATATTGTTCTGGCAAACCAATTTGACTGAGGCGTCTGTTGGCAATAAAGTGCAGATATTCTTCAAACATTTCTGCATTCATGCCAAGAATGCCATGGGGCATTGTGTCTTTAGCGTATTGGTATTCCAGCTCAACCCCTTCTCTAATGAGATTAATGATTTCGGTTTTAAATTCAGGCGTCCATAAATGGGGGTTTTCAATTTTAATTTGATTGATGACATCAATACCAAAATTCATGTGCATGGACTCATCGCGCAAAATATATTGGAACTGCTCGGACGTTCCAACCATTTTGTTGCGTCTTCCCATGGAAAGAATTTGCGTGAAACCTACGTAGAAGAATATGCCTTCAAAAACCACGTAAAAGGCAATTAAATCACGAAGTAGGCGTTGATCGTCTTCGAGGCTGCCCGTATGGAAATTAGGATCGCCCAGGCTTTGGGTGAAAGGCAAGGCCCAGGAAGCTTTTCTAGCCACGGCTGGAATTTCACGATACATGTTAAATACCGCTGCTTCATCCAATCCCAAACTTTCAATGATGTATTGATAAGCATGAGTATGGAGCGCTTCTTCAAAGGCTTGCCGTAATAAATACTGGCGGCACTCTGGGTTGGTGATGTGTCGATAGACTGCCAACACCAAATTATTAGCAACTAAAGAATCAGCCGTTGAGAAGAAACCTAAATTACGAAGGACGATGAGGCGCTCATCTGCCGTTAGTCCATTGGGATCCTTCCATAGAGCTACATCGGCACTCATGCTGATTTCATTGGGCATCCAATGATTGGCGCAAGCAGCCAAATATTTATCCCAAGCCCATTTGTATTTGAATGGGACCAATTGGTTTAAATCAGCTCGGCAATTGATGATTTGTTTATCATCAACGTGAATACGACTGGCTCCCATTTCTAATAATTCCAGGCCAGTGGCACCCAAATGTCTGGATGCCTCAGGAGTGTTCATATTGGTTGTTGACATTCTTTAATCTCCTCTTATTGGCAAGCTTCGCAGTCCGGATCCAAAATGGAGCACACTTTGGGTTCTTCAATTTTTACTGCATTAAGTGCCCCATCTGCGATGGTTGATTTTTCAGCATTGGTCGCGCCCATACTGCGTAAGTAATAGGTAGTTTTTAAGCCTTTTATCCAGGCGTATTTATACAGTTGATCCAGTTTTTTACCGGACGGTTTAGCCATATAAATGTTGAGTGACTGCGCTTGATCAATCCATTTTTGGCGACGGGAAGCCGCTTCAACCAGCCAAATGGGGTCAATTTCAAAAGCAGTGGCATAGCGCGCTTTTAATTCGTTGGGAATGCGGCTAATGGGTTGTACGCTGCCATTGAAATATTTCAAATCATTTACCATGACCTCATCCCATAGGTTCAATGCTTTCAAGTCCGCAACCAAATAGGGATTTATTACCGTGAATTCACCCGATAAATTCGATTTCACATAGAGGTTTTGATAAGTCGGTTCAATGGATTGCGAAACACCACAGATGTTGGAAATGGTGGCGGTGGGCGCAATGGCCATCACGTTCGAATTACGCATCCCCTGGGTACGAACCTTCACACGCAAACTTTCCCAATCCAATCGTTGTGAGCGATCCTGTTCAAGATATTTATTGCGAGCCTGCTGCAATAAATTAATAGAATCAATAGGCAGTATCCCCTTGCTCCACAATGAACCTTCATAGCTGGAATAATTGCCGCGCTCTTTAGCCAGTTCACAGGATGCTTCAATGGCGTAGTAGCTTATCAATTCCATGGAAACATCGGCAAATTCCACAGCTTCTTGGGAGGCATAATTAATTTTTAATTCATAAAGCGCATCCTGAAAGCCCATTAAGCCCAAGCCGACTGGCCGGTGCTGCAAGTTTGAATTACGAGCTTGGGGAACGGAGTAGTAATTAATATCAATCACGTTATCCAACATGCGCACTGCGGTGGTAATGGTTTGTTTAAGTTTTTCATTATCCAATTGGCCGTTGCGAATGTGTGCGGGCAAGTTAATACTGCCTAGGTTGCAAACCGCAATTTCATCTTGTGAAGTATTTAAGGTAATTTCTGTGCATAAATTCGAGCTATGAATCACACCCGCATGCTGTTGAGGTGAGCGAAGGTTGCAAGGATCCTTAAACGTTAGCCATGGATGGCCTGTTTCAAAGAGCATGGACAACATTTTTCGCCATAACTTAACCGCGGATAAGGTCTTAGCGTTTTTAATTTCTCCACGGCGAGCTTTTTCTTCGCATTTGGTGTAGAACGCTTCAAACGCTTTGCCATACTCTTCATGCAATTCGGGTACTTCATCGGGAGAAAAGAGGGTCCATTCACCATCTTCATGAACTCGTTTCATGAATAAATCCGGAACCCAAAGTGCTGTATTCATGTCATGAGTACGTCGTCGATCATCGCCGGTGTTTTTACGAAGTTCTAGGAATTCTTCAACATCGCGATGCCAGCATTCCAAGTAGGCGCAAACCGCTCCCTTTCGTTTACCCCCCTGATTCACAGCAACAGCGGTAGCATCAGCAACGTTTAAGAAAGGGACAACGCCCTGGGACTTGCCATTGGTGCCCTTGATGTAGGAACCCATAGCCCTAACGGGTGTCCAGTCATTACCGAGGCCGCCGGCAAACTTTGATAATAGGGCATTATCTTTAATGGCGCTGTAGATGCCATCCAAATCATCTGGAACAGTGGTTAAATAACAGCTTGAAAGCTGGGGCCTTACTGTACCTGAATTAAACAATGTTGGCGTAGACGACATGTAATCAAAGGAGGATAAAAGCAGGTAAAATTCAATAGCCCGTTCGTTTTTCTCGGGTTCACGAATTGCCAATCCCATAGCTACCCGCATAAAGAAGGCTTGAGGCAGCTCATAACGTTCGCCATTTTCATGGATGAAATAGCGATCATAAAGAGTTTGCAAGCTCAAATAAGTAAACTGCATATCCCGCTGAGGCAGCAAAGCTTTGCCAAGTTTATCCAAATCAAATTCTGCTAATTTATGATCAAGTAAGCCTTGATTAATGCCTTGTGCCAAATAAGCCTTGAAGTAGGCGGGATAAAGTTCTGCCATTTCGTCGAATGTGGCTTCCGTTTGCATTTGCAGCTTGTTTAAGGCTTCTGAGCGCAAACTGTCCAATAACAAACGGGCACTGACATAAGTGTAATTGGGCTCTTTCTCAACCAGAGTACGAGCTGCCATAATCAGCGCTTTATGAACGTCTTCCAATTTCGCCTGGTTATAAAGGTTACGTAAGGCATCTTTAATAACGGGTTCTGCACTGACATTGTCCAAATCCCGGCAAGCTTCATTAACAATGGTTTTAACACGCTCCATGTCGAGAGGCTTGATCTCGCCGTCCGGCATGGTAATTAAAGGTACTTTGGCATCACGAGCTTGTTGCTTGAGTGCGTTTTCACGAACTTTGCGATGCTCTTCGCGATAAAGGACATAGGCACGAGCTACTTCATAATGACTGCTGCGCATCAAGGCTAATTCAACCTGGTCCTGGATGTCCTCAATGTGAATAGCCCCACCGCTGGGTAAACGACGCTTGAATGCTTGGGTTATTTGCTGCGTTAATTGGTTAACTTGCTCATGAATGCGGTTAGATGCGGCGGCATTACTTCCTTCTATGGCAATGAACGCTTTGGTGATGGCCACTTTAATTTTATTGTCATCATACTGGACGACTTTGCCATTGCGTTTGATGGTTTTTAATACACCTGGAACATTGGCGGCCAATTCCAGTTGACCTGTTTGCGGCACATCTTTTACCGGCTCAAGAATTTCAGACATGTTTTTCCCCCAAGGAAGCTGTTTTTCTTATTGATAATCTGTGCTGATTCGATCCGTGAAATCACAGTTCATATTTGAAATTTTAGCCTAGTTTAGGCCTGGGCACAATATAAAAACACTATATCTGGTTGCGTGCATAATAAACACTCACTATATATTGTGTTTTTTTAAATAGGTCAAGAGAATAAGCTGTGGATAAAATGTTAACCTCTTGTGTAAACTTATCAGTTGAGTCTAAGCCTATAAAAACAATGAGTAATTTATTGGAGAAAGGTAGAAAAAATGATCAGCCTTTCCTTAATATGCGGAAATAACCATTTTATTTAGCGGGGAGGTTTGCAGAGGTTGGCAAGTCAATGGCGATTTTTTTTCCAAAACTCAGCCTTAATGAATTAAGAATGGCAAGAACGTCAATCAGTTCTTGCAGAAGGGCACCGGCAACCGGGGGAATAAAGCCAAAAGCTGCGAAACCCATGCCAATAAGACTCAACAGCATACCGCCTAGGGCACTCTGCAAGGCAACACGACGAGTTTTTAAGCCAAGATGAATTAACTCATCGACCTTAATAAAAGTATTGTCCAGAATCACAGCTCCAGCAGACTCTGCAGTGATATTGCTGGATTGTCCAAAAGCAATACCGACAGTGGCTGCCGTTAATGCTGGGGCATCGTTGATGCCATCCCCCATGAACACTGTAGGAGCTTTTTTGCATTCTTCCCGAACAATATTGAGTTTTTGCTCAGGGCTTTGGGAGGCATGAATGTCTTTGAGGTTAAGCAATTCACTTAGATACTTAACTTCGGATTCACGATCACCGGAAACAATCATAATTTTTTCAAAAGCATGGGATGGTCCCAGGTGACGGATGAAAGATTTACTTTCTTTACGCGGTGCATCATGAAAAGAGAAAGCGGCGGCAAACTGGTTATTCAAAAGAACAATGCACTCCAGGCCATGTTCAATTGGGGGAAGCTCATTAGCTTGTGTCGGAAATTGGTCTTGGAATTTTTTTCGGCTACTGACATGAACCGTTTGCCCATCAATGATGCCGGTTAAGCCTTGCCCTGGTTTTTCTGATACATGCGAAGCTTCGAGCAATTCTAAATTCCTGTCCTTGGCTGCTTTAAGGATGGCTTTAGCTAAAGGATGTTTGGAGTATTTTTCAAGACTGGCGGTATATTGCAAAATTTTATCATCATCAATATTCTGCGCGCGAATCTTAGTTAATTTAGGTTCACCGTAAGTCAAAGTGCCCGTTTTGTCAAAAATGGCTGTCCGGCAAAGAGGTAATCGCTCAAGAACAGTAGGATCGCGAATGATGATGCTAAGTTTTGCTGCCCTGGAAATGGCGCCAATTAGGCTAATGGGTATGGCAAGCAGCAAAGGACAAGGTGTTGCAATAACCAGGACAGACAAAAACCGTATGGCAGAACCTGTGTAATACCAGGCAAGGCCAGCTAGAATCAAGGCAATGGGAGCAAAAATGGCCCCTATTTGATCGCCTAAGCGTCTTAAGTTGGGCCGCTTTTGCTCTGCTTCCCTAAGGACTTCCACAATGGCTGCATACCTGGAATCAGAGGGCAATTTGCTCGCTTCGATGGTTAGGGGGGATTCACCATTGATAGCTCCTGAGAAAACCTGCGTTCCCGGGGCTTTAGCAATAAGATAAGGTTCGCCGGTCAGATAGGATTCATCCATATACCCATGACCCTCAATAACGTCCCCATCAACCGGACAAGTTTCAAAAGGATAGACCACCACAGAATTGCCAATCCTAAGCTCATCAAGGTTAATATCTGTAATGCTTTGCCCATCCTTACGATGAGCTTTGGCAGGCATGCGCGCGGCCAAGGCCATAAGAACTGAAGAAGCTTTGCGCATGGCATATTGCTCAAGGCTTTGTCCACTGGCTAACATGAGAATAATTAACGTTGCTGCCAGGTATTCATGCAAAATAACGGAAGTAAGTAGGGCGAGGGCTGCCAGCGAATCTGCACCAAAATTACCCCGGAACAATTTGAAAAGGATGGCTAAAAACAACGGAATGCCGCTTAAGATGATGATAGCAATCAAAGGCAGTTCGGCCAAAGCTGAGGCAAACCATCTTAAGCAAAGGTGAATCAAAATAGCCAATAGGGAACCTAAAATACTCCAGGGTTGCCAATTGAAATGGTGGAGGGTAAAGGACATGCCAAAATTATTGAATAAACAATTTTAAATAATAAACATAAGATAAAATTTACTGCA encodes the following:
- a CDS encoding heavy metal translocating P-type ATPase; amino-acid sequence: MSFTLHHFNWQPWSILGSLLAILIHLCLRWFASALAELPLIAIIILSGIPLFLAILFKLFRGNFGADSLAALALLTSVILHEYLAATLIILMLASGQSLEQYAMRKASSVLMALAARMPAKAHRKDGQSITDINLDELRIGNSVVVYPFETCPVDGDVIEGHGYMDESYLTGEPYLIAKAPGTQVFSGAINGESPLTIEASKLPSDSRYAAIVEVLREAEQKRPNLRRLGDQIGAIFAPIALILAGLAWYYTGSAIRFLSVLVIATPCPLLLAIPISLIGAISRAAKLSIIIRDPTVLERLPLCRTAIFDKTGTLTYGEPKLTKIRAQNIDDDKILQYTASLEKYSKHPLAKAILKAAKDRNLELLEASHVSEKPGQGLTGIIDGQTVHVSSRKKFQDQFPTQANELPPIEHGLECIVLLNNQFAAAFSFHDAPRKESKSFIRHLGPSHAFEKIMIVSGDRESEVKYLSELLNLKDIHASQSPEQKLNIVREECKKAPTVFMGDGINDAPALTAATVGIAFGQSSNITAESAGAVILDNTFIKVDELIHLGLKTRRVALQSALGGMLLSLIGMGFAAFGFIPPVAGALLQELIDVLAILNSLRLSFGKKIAIDLPTSANLPAK
- a CDS encoding ribonucleoside-diphosphate reductase subunit alpha produces the protein MSEILEPVKDVPQTGQLELAANVPGVLKTIKRNGKVVQYDDNKIKVAITKAFIAIEGSNAAASNRIHEQVNQLTQQITQAFKRRLPSGGAIHIEDIQDQVELALMRSSHYEVARAYVLYREEHRKVRENALKQQARDAKVPLITMPDGEIKPLDMERVKTIVNEACRDLDNVSAEPVIKDALRNLYNQAKLEDVHKALIMAARTLVEKEPNYTYVSARLLLDSLRSEALNKLQMQTEATFDEMAELYPAYFKAYLAQGINQGLLDHKLAEFDLDKLGKALLPQRDMQFTYLSLQTLYDRYFIHENGERYELPQAFFMRVAMGLAIREPEKNERAIEFYLLLSSFDYMSSTPTLFNSGTVRPQLSSCYLTTVPDDLDGIYSAIKDNALLSKFAGGLGNDWTPVRAMGSYIKGTNGKSQGVVPFLNVADATAVAVNQGGKRKGAVCAYLECWHRDVEEFLELRKNTGDDRRRTHDMNTALWVPDLFMKRVHEDGEWTLFSPDEVPELHEEYGKAFEAFYTKCEEKARRGEIKNAKTLSAVKLWRKMLSMLFETGHPWLTFKDPCNLRSPQQHAGVIHSSNLCTEITLNTSQDEIAVCNLGSINLPAHIRNGQLDNEKLKQTITTAVRMLDNVIDINYYSVPQARNSNLQHRPVGLGLMGFQDALYELKINYASQEAVEFADVSMELISYYAIEASCELAKERGNYSSYEGSLWSKGILPIDSINLLQQARNKYLEQDRSQRLDWESLRVKVRTQGMRNSNVMAIAPTATISNICGVSQSIEPTYQNLYVKSNLSGEFTVINPYLVADLKALNLWDEVMVNDLKYFNGSVQPISRIPNELKARYATAFEIDPIWLVEAASRRQKWIDQAQSLNIYMAKPSGKKLDQLYKYAWIKGLKTTYYLRSMGATNAEKSTIADGALNAVKIEEPKVCSILDPDCEACQ
- a CDS encoding ribonucleotide-diphosphate reductase subunit beta; its protein translation is MSTTNMNTPEASRHLGATGLELLEMGASRIHVDDKQIINCRADLNQLVPFKYKWAWDKYLAACANHWMPNEISMSADVALWKDPNGLTADERLIVLRNLGFFSTADSLVANNLVLAVYRHITNPECRQYLLRQAFEEALHTHAYQYIIESLGLDEAAVFNMYREIPAVARKASWALPFTQSLGDPNFHTGSLEDDQRLLRDLIAFYVVFEGIFFYVGFTQILSMGRRNKMVGTSEQFQYILRDESMHMNFGIDVINQIKIENPHLWTPEFKTEIINLIREGVELEYQYAKDTMPHGILGMNAEMFEEYLHFIANRRLSQIGLPEQYPGAENPFPWMSEMMDLKKEKNFFETRVIEYQAGGTLSWEDED